The following are encoded together in the Choloepus didactylus isolate mChoDid1 chromosome 7, mChoDid1.pri, whole genome shotgun sequence genome:
- the NHLRC1 gene encoding E3 ubiquitin-protein ligase NHLRC1: MEAEASESEPALEEFARAAETSLLECKVCLERFGHRQQRRPRNLPCGHVVCLACVATLAHPRTLALECPFCRRACRGCDTSDCLPVLHLLELLGPALRPSAAAHSAAPCSLGTLSCHHAFGGWGTLVNPTGLALCPKTGRIVVVHDGRRRVKVFDSGGGCAHQFGEKGEGAQDIKYPLDVTVTSDCHVVVTDAGDRSIKVFDLFGQIKLVIGGQFSLPWGVESTPQNGVIVTDAEAGSLHLLEIDFPEGVLRRTERLQAHLCSPRGVAVSWLTGNIAVVENPLAPGTRACSTRVRVFNASMQLIGQVDTFGLSLLFPSKMSASAVTFDHQGNVIVTDTSSQAVLCLGKPEEFPVLKPIVTQGLSHPVALTYTKENSLLVLDAADHSIKVYKADQG; encoded by the coding sequence ATGGAGGCCGAGGCCTCGGAGAGCGAGCCGGCGCTGGAGGAATTCGCGCGCGCGGCCGAGACCAGCCTGCTCGAGTGCAAGGTGTGCTTGGAGAGGTTCGGCCACCGCCAGCAGCGGCGCCCGCGCAACCTGCCCTGTGGCCACGTGGTCTGCTTAGCCTGCGTGGCCACCCTGGCGCACCCGCGGACGCTGGCCCTCGAGTGCCCCTTCTGCCGGAGAGCCTGCCGGGGCTGCGACACCAGCGACTGCCTGCCCGTGCTGCACCTCCTGGAGCTCCTGGGCCCCGCGCTTCGCCCGTCCGCGGCGGCCCACAGCGCCGCCCCTTGTTCCCTGGGAACCCTCTCCTGCCACCACGCCTTCGGCGGCTGGGGAACCCTGGTCAACCCCACCGGGCTGGCTCTGTGTCCTAAGACGGGGCGGATCGTGGTGGTGCACGACGGCAGGAGGCGGGTCAAGGTCTTTGACTCCGGGGGAGGATGTGCCCATCAGtttggagagaaaggggagggTGCCCAAGACATTAAGTACCCACTCGATGTCACCGTCACCAGCGACTGCCACGTGGTTGTCACCGACGCCGGCGACCGCTCCATCAAAGTGTTCGATCTTTTTGGCCAGATCAAGCTCGTCATTGGGGGCCAGTTCTCCTTACCTTGGGGGGTGGAGTCCACCCCTCAAAATGGGGTCATTGTGACTGATGCGGAGGCAGGGTCCTTGCATCTTCTGGAAATCGACTTTCCGGAAGGGGTCCTCCGGAGAACTGAAAGGTTGCAAGCTCACCTGTGCAGTCCCCGAGGGGTGGCGGTGTCTTGGCTCACCGGAAACATTGCGGTTGTGGAGAACCCCCTGGCTCCGGGGACCCGGGCCTGCAGCACCAGAGTGAGGGTGTTTAACGCAAGTATGCAACTCATCGGCCAGGTGGATACCTTTGGGCTGAGCCTCCTCTTCccctccaaaatgtctgcctccGCTGTGACCTTTGATCACCAGGGGAATGTGATCGTAACTGATACCTCTAGTCAAGCTGTCCTGTGCTTGGGAAAACCTGAGGAGTTTCCAGTGCTGAAGCCCATTGTCACTCAAGGTCTTTCCCATCCTGTGGCACTGACCTACACCAAGGAGAATTCTCTTCTTGTGCTGGATGCGGCAGACCATTCCATAAAAGTTTATAAGGCTGATCAGGGTTAA
- the TPMT gene encoding thiopurine S-methyltransferase, translating to MNDTRTLHEIKEYPDNEVQKNRVLTLEDWQGKWVSRNIAFHQEQGHQLLKKHLDTFLNGKSGLRIFFPLCGKAVEMRWFADLGHTVVGVEISELGIREFFTEQNLSYSEEPIAEIPGAKVFKSSSGNISLYCCSIFDISRVNIGKFDRIWDRGALVAVNPGDRERYVDIMLSLTRKGFHYFACIVSYDPTKHAGPPFYVLDTEINRLFGTKCNINCLEKVDAFEERHKSWGIDYIFEKLYLFTDKI from the exons ATGAATGATACAAGAACTTTACACGAAATTAAAGAGTACCCCGATAATGAGGTACAGAAAAACCGAGTACTGACTCTGGAAGACTGGCAAGGAAAGTGGGTGAGCCGCAACATTGCATTTCATCAAGAACAAGGACATCA gCTATTAAAGAAGCATTTGGATACTTTTCTTAATGGCAAGAGTGGACTCaggatattttttcctctttgtggaaaAGCAGTTGAGATGAGATG GTTTGCAGACCTAGGACACACTGTAGTTGGTGTGGAGATCAGTGAACTTGGGATTCGAGAATTTTTTACAGAGCAGAATCTTTCTTATTCAGAAGAACCAATTGCTGAAATTCCTGGAGCCAAAGTATttaag AGTTCTTCAGGGAACATTTCATTGTACTGTTGCAGTATTTTTGATATTTCCAG aGTAAATATTGGCAAATTTGACAGGATTTGGGATAGAGGAGCCTTAGTCGCTGTTAATCCAGGTGATCGAGAACG CTATGTTGATATAATGTTGTCCCTAACAAGAAAAGGGTTCCACTACTTCGCATGTATTGTTTCTTATGATCCAACTAAACATGCAG gcCCACCATTTTATGTTCTAGACACTGAAATTAACAGATTGTTTG GCACAAAATGCAATATTAATTGCCTAGAGAAAGTTGATGCTTTTGAAGAACGACATAAAAGTTGGGGAATTGACTACATATTTGAAAAACTGTATCTATTTACTGACAAAATCTAG